The following proteins are encoded in a genomic region of Chryseobacterium cucumeris:
- a CDS encoding DUF4241 domain-containing protein, with translation MTHIENIQKLFSKDFVESPLLESFEVGKIYLSSGKLVACDPLITNDMLPFTTEFPKGDFSVMLHKERESNCVAYAEIIFSDSEIKEWKLATTAGQKIKDLEEGEVFGYPVESGMGCLMDVDTQNSLNELEQRLYQNKGGDFMGIYEEFFHDYFFDENGAIDQYAFLKPAKDHPGTIFAFETGYGEGFYASYIAYDKDQQPVKIITEFIEIS, from the coding sequence ATGACACATATAGAAAACATACAAAAACTATTCTCGAAAGACTTTGTAGAAAGTCCGTTACTTGAAAGTTTTGAAGTAGGAAAGATTTATCTTTCAAGCGGGAAACTGGTTGCCTGTGATCCCTTGATCACCAATGATATGCTTCCTTTCACTACAGAATTTCCAAAAGGAGATTTTTCGGTAATGCTTCATAAAGAAAGAGAAAGTAACTGTGTGGCCTATGCCGAGATTATATTCAGTGATTCCGAAATTAAAGAATGGAAACTGGCAACCACAGCAGGACAGAAAATAAAAGATCTTGAAGAAGGAGAAGTGTTTGGATATCCTGTAGAAAGCGGGATGGGATGCCTGATGGATGTTGATACCCAAAACAGTCTTAACGAACTGGAACAGAGATTGTATCAGAATAAAGGAGGAGATTTTATGGGAATCTATGAAGAGTTTTTCCATGATTATTTCTTTGATGAAAACGGTGCCATAGATCAATATGCCTTTCTCAAGCCGGCAAAGGACCATCCCGGAACTATATTTGCTTTTGAAACCGGATATGGAGAAGGATTTTATGCCAGCTATATCGCTTATGATAAAGATCAACAACCCGTGAAAATAATTACTGAATTTATTGAGATAAGTTAA